The sequence ACGGTAGAGCGCCTCGCGCGTCTCGTCGTCGTAGGCGTGGGCGGCGCGGGCGATGGCATCCCGGTCGCTAAGAAGATCGGCGAGGACGCCGTGCGGGGTGAGGTGGGGCCACCAGTCATCGAGAAGCGCGGCAACGGCGGGGGAGGAGTCGATGTCGTCGTGGAGCTGGTCGACGTCGGCACGGGACAGCAGGTTCGCCCCACCGAGCGGGTCCGCGCCGATCGTGTCCGCGAGCTGGTGCGCGAGCTGATCCACGAGGTGTTCGGTAAACGCCAGGCGGGCGTCGTTGTGCGGCTTGCGCGACCGCCGCGCGCGGGTACGGGCGGCCTTGACCATGGCGGGGGTCACCTCGAGGTCTATTTGATCCACCGTGGCGGTAACGGCCTCGTCGGGGATTCGCTGTAGGTCGCGTACGGCCTCGCGCAGGATCTCCACCATGGCCTCGGAGCCTTTAATTTCGCGCGCCAGCAGATCCTCGCGATGCGTGGGCGTGACCCCGGGGAACAGCTCGCCCACGGTGGATAGCACCACGCCGGTCTCGCCGAGCTCCGGCAGCACGCGGGAGATGTAGTCGAGAAAGGTCGTATTCGGCCCCAGGATGAGCACGCCGGTAGAGCCCAAACGCTCGCGGTAGTTGTACAAAAGGTAGGCAACGCGGTGGAGCGCAACGGCGGTCTTCCCGGTGCCTGGGCCGCCTTCGACCACCATGACGCCGCGGGTGCTATCGCGGATGATGTCGTCCTGCTCGCGCTGGATCGTCTCCACGATGCTGTGCATGTGGCCGGTGCGGGCGCTATCGAGCGCGGCGAGGAGGGCGGATTCGCCGCCCACGCCGTCGTCCGCTGCGCTCGGCGGTAAATCGGCGGCCGCGGGTTGGGCGCCGTGGGAGAGTACCTCGTCGCTCAAGCCCGTGACTTCGCGCCCGGAGGTGCGAATGTGCCGCCGCACGGTCACGCCCTCCGGCTGGGCGGTCGTGGCCAGGTAGAACGGGCGCGCCATCGGCGCCCGCCAATCCAACAGGAGGGTGCGGTAGTCGTCCGCGCGGTCGTCGATGCCCATGCGGCCGATGTAGCGCCGGTCGAGGCCCTCCGCGGTCGGGTTGTCCCCCGGGGCGTCGATGTCGATGCGGCCGAACACCAGCCCGACCTGCGCTAGGTTCAACCGGTCGAGCTTGGCTTGCAGCCCGTGGTACTCGGTCTCGCGGCGCACCAGCGCGTCGTCTTCCGGCGTGGCCGGATCGACGTCCTTCTGCACGTCCGCCAGGCGCTGTTGGGCGGCGGAGACTTCGTGGTCGAGGTGCGCGAAAAGCCCGTCGACGTAGCGCTGCTCGCGCGCGATCTCCGCGTCTTGATGGGCGGCCTCGGAGTCGGTGGCCGGGTGGCGAGCGTTAGACATCGAAGACAACCTCCGCGTACTAGAAGGGTGTGTGCAAAAGCCGGACACCAGGGCAAAGAAAATGCGGCCCAGCTAAAA is a genomic window of Corynebacterium massiliense DSM 45435 containing:
- a CDS encoding HelD family protein — encoded protein: MSNARHPATDSEAAHQDAEIAREQRYVDGLFAHLDHEVSAAQQRLADVQKDVDPATPEDDALVRRETEYHGLQAKLDRLNLAQVGLVFGRIDIDAPGDNPTAEGLDRRYIGRMGIDDRADDYRTLLLDWRAPMARPFYLATTAQPEGVTVRRHIRTSGREVTGLSDEVLSHGAQPAAADLPPSAADDGVGGESALLAALDSARTGHMHSIVETIQREQDDIIRDSTRGVMVVEGGPGTGKTAVALHRVAYLLYNYRERLGSTGVLILGPNTTFLDYISRVLPELGETGVVLSTVGELFPGVTPTHREDLLAREIKGSEAMVEILREAVRDLQRIPDEAVTATVDQIDLEVTPAMVKAARTRARRSRKPHNDARLAFTEHLVDQLAHQLADTIGADPLGGANLLSRADVDQLHDDIDSSPAVAALLDDWWPHLTPHGVLADLLSDRDAIARAAHAYDDETREALYRPVGAAWTPADAALLDELAQLVGMPDPDAEQAAADAEWRERVAEAEEALDVLASSESTDNDDDTFEAEILSAHDVIDPEALARRQEARDTRTTAQRARADHTWAYGHVIVDEAQELSPMEWRMVFRRSPSRWMTLVGDTAQTGAPAGVDDWAETLEPFVGARFRHHELTVNYRTPQPIVDVANHLLELIDPEATPAVSVRDGDPVRFVDAVPETAEDPDREGTFTDADGRLHAVIDAANVEEMKGLEFDHVTLKEPREILAGSPQGLHNLYVAITRATQTLTVVGTWPTDVELESAVS